Proteins from a genomic interval of Nitrospina gracilis Nb-211:
- a CDS encoding carbamoyltransferase family protein, protein MVVLGISAFYHDSAAALLRDGVVVAAAQEERFTRKKHDARFPRHAIRSCLEQAGLGLDEVDCIAFYDKPFLKFERLLETSLAFAPKGFRTFHKAIPVWIKEKLFQKPLLVRQLRAMGWEGDPERALLFSEHHLSHAASAFYPSPFEEAAVLTLDGVGEWATTSFGIGRGRELALHKEIHFPHSLGLLYSAFTQYIGFKVNSGEYKLMGLAPYGQPRFKDTVLEHLIDVKADGTFRLDLSYFDYCTGLTMTNKKFHALFGGPPRNADAEALTERHMDIAASIQSVTEEVLLKLTRSIAKASGMKNLCLAGGVALNCVANGRVLRDGAFERIWIQPAAGDAGGALGAAYCAHHLHAGQPRTVSASLDGMQGAFLGPQFSQEEIQARLDAAGAQFVVMEEGGVIDACAEALAEGRAVGWFQGRMEFGPRALGNRSILADPRSPDMQSVLNLKVKNRESFRPFAPSVLREEVGRYFDMDTDSPYMLLVAEVAGPRRRALTEDDLARTGFDKLKVPRSDLPAVTHVDCSARIQTVHKETNPRYHALITAFQRRTGCPVLVNTSFNVRGEPIVCTPEDAFRCFMGTQIDVLAIGNCYLKKEEQNPALINNHAGAFELD, encoded by the coding sequence ATGGTTGTTCTCGGCATCTCCGCTTTTTACCACGACAGCGCGGCGGCGCTGTTGCGGGACGGAGTGGTGGTGGCCGCGGCGCAGGAAGAACGCTTCACCCGCAAGAAACACGACGCCCGCTTTCCCCGCCACGCCATCCGTTCCTGCCTGGAACAGGCGGGCCTCGGCCTCGACGAGGTCGATTGCATCGCTTTTTACGACAAACCTTTTCTTAAATTCGAGCGCCTGCTGGAAACCAGTCTCGCCTTCGCGCCCAAAGGATTCCGCACTTTTCATAAAGCCATCCCCGTCTGGATCAAGGAGAAGCTGTTTCAGAAACCGCTCTTGGTGCGTCAACTGCGCGCCATGGGATGGGAAGGCGACCCCGAGCGGGCGCTGTTGTTTTCCGAGCACCACCTGAGCCACGCGGCGAGCGCATTCTACCCGTCGCCGTTTGAAGAGGCGGCGGTGCTGACCCTGGACGGCGTCGGTGAGTGGGCGACGACCTCGTTCGGCATCGGCCGCGGGCGCGAACTCGCTCTCCATAAGGAAATCCATTTCCCGCATTCGCTGGGCCTGCTGTATTCCGCGTTCACGCAGTACATCGGGTTCAAGGTGAACTCCGGCGAGTACAAGCTGATGGGCCTTGCTCCCTACGGCCAGCCGCGTTTTAAGGACACCGTCCTTGAACATCTGATCGATGTGAAAGCCGACGGCACGTTCCGGCTCGATCTGTCTTACTTCGATTACTGCACCGGCCTCACCATGACGAACAAAAAATTCCACGCCCTGTTTGGCGGCCCGCCGCGTAACGCAGACGCCGAGGCGCTGACGGAGAGGCACATGGATATCGCGGCGTCGATCCAGTCTGTGACGGAAGAGGTTCTGCTGAAACTCACGCGGTCGATCGCCAAAGCGTCGGGCATGAAAAATTTGTGCCTGGCGGGTGGGGTGGCGCTCAACTGTGTCGCTAACGGACGTGTCCTGCGTGACGGGGCGTTCGAGCGCATCTGGATTCAGCCCGCCGCCGGGGATGCCGGGGGCGCTTTGGGCGCGGCATACTGCGCCCACCACCTGCACGCGGGTCAGCCCCGCACGGTGAGCGCGTCCCTCGACGGCATGCAGGGCGCGTTTCTCGGTCCGCAGTTTTCGCAGGAGGAAATCCAGGCACGGCTTGATGCGGCGGGGGCGCAGTTCGTGGTGATGGAGGAGGGTGGGGTGATCGACGCCTGCGCCGAGGCGCTGGCTGAAGGGCGCGCCGTAGGCTGGTTTCAGGGACGCATGGAGTTCGGTCCGCGCGCGCTCGGCAACCGGTCCATCCTCGCCGATCCACGCTCGCCGGACATGCAGTCGGTGCTCAATCTCAAGGTCAAAAACCGCGAGTCATTCCGCCCGTTCGCACCGTCGGTCCTGCGCGAGGAGGTGGGGCGGTATTTCGACATGGACACCGACAGCCCGTACATGCTGTTGGTGGCGGAGGTGGCCGGTCCGCGCCGCCGCGCCTTAACCGAAGACGATCTCGCGCGGACCGGTTTCGATAAACTCAAAGTGCCGCGCTCCGATCTGCCTGCCGTGACGCACGTCGATTGTTCGGCACGCATTCAAACAGTTCACAAAGAGACCAATCCCCGCTATCATGCATTGATCACGGCGTTCCAGCGCCGCACCGGGTGCCCGGTGCTCGTCAACACCAGCTTCAACGTGCGCGGCGAGCCCATCGTGTGCACGCCGGAAGACGCGTTTCGCTGTTTCATGGGCACCCAGATCGATGTGCTCGCCATTGGCAACTGTTATTTGAAAAAGGAAGAGCAGAACCCCGCTCTCATCAACAACCACGCCGGGGCGTTTGAGCTGGACTGA
- a CDS encoding NupC/NupG family nucleoside CNT transporter translates to MDDAPYRLLSLTGFFVLALVAWATGNRARPNARTLAGSLILIWLIGALTFWLPFTRDALSWVNDALLALIAASRKGSVFLFGPLALGPGEGLPDGTKSIGFVLAMQVLPAVIFFSAVVAGLYHLNVMQAVVRFFARIFYRLMGLSGAEALSASANIFVGIESSLTVRPYLERMTRSELLTLLTCMMATVASTVLAVYVLALQNVFPQIAGHLVSASIISIPCAILVSKLTLPESESPVTAGEVPAKAAYDGSETPPANLMVALMDGGRQGVGMAVGIATLLIVVLGLEAVLDLLLKLLPAVSGEPVTLARILGWLTWPFVVLLGLQPGEWQTASEILGSRFVETEVTAYFTLAAVQGGEVPAFTPRSLTILTYALCGFVHIASMGIFIGGVSSLLPKRVREVSVLGVRALWTSFLATLLTGCVAGVLV, encoded by the coding sequence ATGGACGACGCCCCGTACCGACTGCTGTCACTCACCGGATTTTTCGTTCTCGCCCTGGTGGCCTGGGCCACCGGTAACCGCGCCCGCCCGAACGCGCGCACGTTGGCGGGAAGCCTCATTCTCATCTGGCTGATCGGCGCGCTCACCTTCTGGCTTCCGTTCACGCGCGACGCGCTGTCGTGGGTGAACGACGCGTTGCTCGCGTTGATCGCCGCATCGCGCAAGGGCAGTGTGTTCCTGTTCGGCCCGCTGGCTCTGGGTCCGGGCGAGGGTTTGCCCGATGGCACGAAGTCGATCGGTTTCGTGCTCGCCATGCAGGTTCTGCCTGCGGTGATTTTTTTCTCGGCGGTGGTGGCCGGGTTGTATCACCTGAATGTCATGCAGGCGGTGGTGCGTTTTTTCGCGCGCATCTTTTACCGGTTGATGGGCCTGTCCGGCGCGGAGGCGCTGTCTGCTTCGGCGAACATCTTTGTCGGCATCGAGTCCAGCCTCACCGTGCGGCCATACCTGGAGCGCATGACCCGCTCGGAGTTGCTCACGCTCCTCACCTGCATGATGGCGACGGTGGCGAGCACCGTGCTTGCAGTGTACGTGCTGGCCTTGCAGAACGTGTTTCCGCAGATCGCGGGGCATCTGGTGTCCGCGTCGATCATCTCCATCCCCTGCGCCATCCTGGTGAGCAAGCTCACCCTGCCGGAAAGCGAATCGCCCGTCACCGCGGGCGAGGTGCCCGCCAAAGCGGCGTACGACGGAAGCGAGACGCCGCCCGCCAACCTGATGGTGGCGTTGATGGACGGCGGCAGACAGGGTGTGGGCATGGCGGTGGGCATCGCCACTTTGCTGATTGTGGTGCTGGGACTGGAAGCGGTGCTGGACCTTCTGCTGAAGCTGTTGCCCGCTGTGAGTGGGGAACCGGTCACACTCGCGCGCATCCTGGGCTGGCTGACGTGGCCGTTTGTGGTTCTGCTCGGATTGCAACCCGGCGAGTGGCAGACGGCGTCCGAAATTCTCGGTTCGCGTTTTGTGGAAACGGAGGTGACGGCGTACTTCACGCTGGCGGCGGTGCAGGGCGGGGAGGTCCCGGCATTCACGCCGCGTTCGCTCACCATCCTGACCTACGCGCTTTGCGGCTTCGTGCACATCGCCAGCATGGGCATTTTCATCGGCGGTGTGTCCAGTCTTCTGCCGAAGCGGGTGCGTGAAGTGTCGGTGCTGGGTGTGCGGGCGTTGTGGACGTCGTTTCTGGCGACCCTGCTTACGGGATGCGTCGCCGGGGTGCTGGTGTGA
- a CDS encoding multicopper oxidase domain-containing protein yields the protein MSIRISPLLWLFAGMLASPAIAEDLHHHPHRSGHLPSVGPGEAPHFHEVDVDQLIRVDDIAKRPHDLPPPIQRKKSETVKFKLEFRELVSTLSPGTEYVFWTFDSTVPGPLLRARVGDTVELTLTNHATSTHSHSIDLHAVTGPGGGSALSEVKPGETRTIAFKALHSGVYLYHCATPNVPSHITNGLYGLIVIDPEDGWPQVDREFYIMQGEFYTRGAVGETGFQDFSPDKMMREQPEYIVWNGRVQSLTGPGALKVKQRERIRIFVGNGGVARVLNFHIIGEVFDRVYPEGAMSPPRHGVQTTLVPAGGASAVELTLENAGDYVLLDHAIARIDRGSYGLLTVEGAPIPSLLSSP from the coding sequence ATGAGTATTCGTATCAGCCCGCTGTTGTGGCTGTTTGCGGGGATGTTGGCATCCCCCGCCATTGCGGAGGACTTGCATCATCATCCGCACCGTTCGGGCCATCTGCCTTCCGTGGGGCCCGGCGAAGCGCCGCATTTTCATGAAGTCGATGTGGACCAACTGATCCGCGTTGACGACATCGCCAAGCGGCCGCACGACCTGCCCCCGCCCATTCAACGCAAGAAATCCGAAACCGTCAAGTTCAAGTTGGAATTTCGCGAGCTGGTGTCCACCCTGTCCCCGGGCACGGAGTATGTGTTCTGGACATTCGACAGCACCGTGCCGGGCCCGCTCCTGCGTGCGCGTGTGGGCGATACGGTGGAGCTGACACTGACCAACCACGCCACCAGCACGCACTCGCATTCCATCGACCTGCACGCCGTCACGGGTCCGGGCGGTGGCTCGGCGCTCTCCGAGGTGAAGCCGGGCGAGACGCGGACCATCGCCTTCAAGGCCCTGCATTCCGGCGTGTACCTGTACCACTGCGCCACGCCCAATGTGCCGTCGCACATCACCAACGGCCTGTACGGGCTGATCGTCATCGATCCCGAAGACGGCTGGCCCCAAGTGGACCGTGAATTTTACATCATGCAGGGCGAATTTTATACCCGGGGTGCGGTCGGTGAGACGGGTTTTCAGGATTTTTCCCCCGACAAGATGATGCGGGAACAGCCGGAGTATATCGTGTGGAACGGCCGGGTGCAGTCGCTCACCGGTCCCGGCGCACTCAAGGTGAAGCAGAGGGAACGCATCCGCATTTTCGTCGGCAACGGTGGGGTGGCGCGGGTGCTCAATTTCCACATCATCGGCGAGGTGTTTGACCGGGTGTATCCGGAAGGGGCCATGAGCCCGCCCCGTCACGGAGTGCAAACCACGCTGGTGCCCGCCGGTGGCGCGTCTGCGGTCGAGTTGACCCTGGAGAACGCCGGCGACTACGTCCTGCTCGACCACGCCATCGCTCGCATCGACCGCGGCTCCTACGGACTGCTGACGGTCGAGGGCGCCCCCATCCCCAGCCTGCTGTCCAGCCCCTGA
- a CDS encoding DUF5989 family protein: MTVVKELWVFMRVRKKYWLLPIVTLLLMMSGLVILTQGSAVAPFIYTLF, translated from the coding sequence GTGACGGTCGTTAAGGAATTGTGGGTGTTCATGCGGGTCCGCAAGAAGTACTGGCTGTTGCCCATCGTGACTCTGCTTCTCATGATGAGCGGGCTGGTGATTCTGACTCAAGGGTCCGCCGTGGCGCCATTCATCTACACCCTGTTCTGA
- a CDS encoding STAS-like domain-containing protein, with product MEIALKEDIGTRCVALDDGLRLYEKILPQLKTKQPVHMDFTGVEAVFSPFLMGCIGRLLDHFEKEFLMENLVLRNISPEHLKTVNEFIDRAEQRLTEKTDLESMKEFFEEDELGDI from the coding sequence ATGGAAATCGCACTGAAGGAAGATATCGGCACCCGGTGTGTTGCGCTCGACGACGGACTCCGGCTTTATGAAAAAATCCTGCCGCAATTGAAGACAAAGCAACCGGTACACATGGACTTCACTGGAGTGGAAGCGGTGTTCTCGCCCTTTTTGATGGGGTGTATCGGGCGCCTGCTGGATCACTTCGAAAAAGAGTTTTTGATGGAAAACCTCGTGCTCCGCAATATTTCGCCGGAACACCTGAAGACCGTCAACGAATTCATCGACCGTGCCGAACAACGGCTTACTGAGAAAACCGACCTGGAATCGATGAAGGAATTTTTCGAGGAAGATGAACTCGGCGACATCTGA